In Nitrospira sp., one genomic interval encodes:
- a CDS encoding Eco57I restriction-modification methylase domain-containing protein: MPLNAKRASQLLVNGDLRNLFIEELGWDRHNATLEIVVRAATYTLYALAQKRGMVAYHCPTPPGQRLPDHAQRRKIEQQVAKSAHEHLIVFADAPSETQIWQWVKREPGKPAACREHTFYRSQSGEALLQKISAIAFTLEEEERLSLVDVASRARAGFDVEKITKRFYDRFQNEHTAFLKFIKGITEKTDHEWYASVMLNRLMFVYFIQRKGFLDGDQNYLRNRLKRMREEQGANKFYSFYRYFLLRLFHEGLGGRKRNAELEQLIGRIPYLNGGLFDVHELERPDRYGENIQIPDQAFERIFDYFDGYQWHLDDRPLRDDKEINPDVLGYIFENYINQKQMGAYYTKEDITEYISKYTVIPFLFEAARADCAVAFENSHGPTVWDLLKDDPDRYIYPALRHGITWDYQLDNPHNGVPLEKPFDLPGEINAGLKLPSLHHIVEDGPVPTLEMRKGWNKSASATHALPTETWRQVIDRRKHYEEVKRKLAAGEVRNVNELIAYNLDIRQFAQDIIENCEGPELLRAFWRSIEKATILDPTCGSGAFLFAALNILEPLYEACLDRMETFVEDLDRSGEKHRPDKFSDFRRVLQHVDKHPNRRYFIFKSIILNNLYGVDIMEEAVEICKLRLFLKLAAQVSPDTARDNLGIEPLPDIDFNIRAGNTLVGYATFDEVLKSAEGNWLRQQDIEAIKIRAADLQQAFDAFRARQVEGDGAVPTLHKQELQGRLAALGAELNHYLANEYGINPAKKDSYLKWLRSHQPFHWFIEFYGIMKDGGFEVIIGNPPYVELSKVRGYKLLNYESLDCGNLYPLCVERSSTLLSTNGTFSMIVPLSGFSTERMQTYQNHVWNRYQQLYISYYSGDAHPSVMFNGVKYRLCIIIGKPGQNISSKVQTSEYLRWYAVERPFLFPKLAYSGCSFVTGFLRFAKIGNALAARVLEKVVSKQTPIGSYIRESGAGHINYHRSPVFWIRSMDFEPYFKSATKDRSTDHLKDVYFDREADASRVGALLNSTLFYLWFTAQGNCRNVAGPDIFSFPIGDLRTGTLAPLKAVFRELMKDLQKNSQRRVYTYEASGKVEYDEFYPDKSKNIIDKIDQILAQHFRFTEEELDFIINYDIKYRMGRDAEGEEES, from the coding sequence ATGCCTCTCAATGCCAAACGCGCCTCTCAGTTGCTCGTCAACGGCGACTTACGCAACCTGTTCATTGAAGAGCTGGGATGGGATCGCCACAATGCCACGTTGGAGATCGTCGTTCGAGCCGCCACATACACATTGTACGCGCTGGCTCAGAAACGGGGCATGGTGGCCTATCATTGCCCGACGCCTCCGGGGCAGCGGTTACCGGATCATGCGCAACGTCGCAAGATAGAGCAACAAGTTGCCAAATCCGCGCATGAACACCTGATCGTGTTCGCCGACGCACCAAGTGAGACACAAATTTGGCAGTGGGTGAAGCGGGAACCTGGCAAGCCAGCTGCCTGCCGAGAACATACATTTTACCGATCCCAATCCGGCGAGGCACTTCTTCAGAAAATCAGTGCCATCGCGTTCACATTGGAAGAGGAAGAACGACTCTCGCTGGTCGACGTGGCCAGCCGTGCGCGCGCCGGCTTTGATGTCGAGAAGATAACCAAACGCTTCTACGACCGATTCCAAAATGAGCACACGGCATTTCTGAAGTTCATAAAGGGCATTACCGAGAAAACTGATCACGAATGGTATGCCTCGGTCATGCTCAACCGCTTAATGTTCGTTTACTTTATTCAACGAAAAGGCTTCCTCGATGGGGATCAAAACTACCTCCGCAATCGGCTCAAGCGGATGCGTGAAGAGCAGGGCGCGAACAAATTTTATTCATTCTATCGCTACTTCCTACTGCGACTCTTTCACGAAGGACTTGGGGGTAGGAAACGCAACGCAGAGTTAGAGCAACTGATAGGGCGTATTCCCTACCTGAACGGAGGTCTCTTCGATGTCCATGAACTCGAACGGCCAGATCGTTATGGGGAAAATATCCAGATACCCGACCAGGCCTTCGAGCGCATTTTCGACTACTTTGATGGCTATCAGTGGCATCTCGACGACCGCCCACTGCGAGACGACAAAGAGATTAATCCAGATGTTCTAGGCTATATTTTCGAGAATTATATCAACCAAAAGCAGATGGGGGCCTATTACACCAAAGAAGACATTACGGAGTATATTAGCAAGTACACGGTTATTCCTTTCCTGTTCGAGGCTGCACGAGCCGACTGCGCAGTGGCGTTCGAAAACTCCCATGGGCCCACTGTTTGGGATCTCCTAAAAGACGACCCTGACCGTTACATCTACCCGGCACTGCGTCACGGCATTACTTGGGACTACCAGCTCGATAATCCCCACAACGGTGTGCCACTTGAGAAGCCTTTTGACCTCCCAGGAGAGATCAACGCCGGGCTCAAACTGCCTTCTTTACATCACATCGTCGAGGACGGTCCGGTGCCCACCTTGGAAATGCGTAAGGGATGGAACAAGTCGGCGTCCGCCACGCATGCATTGCCGACCGAGACATGGCGTCAAGTAATTGATCGACGAAAGCACTACGAGGAGGTTAAGCGTAAGCTTGCCGCAGGCGAGGTCCGCAACGTTAATGAGCTTATTGCCTACAACCTCGACATTCGCCAGTTCGCACAGGACATCATCGAAAATTGTGAAGGCCCGGAGTTGCTTCGCGCCTTTTGGCGTTCCATAGAAAAGGCCACAATCTTAGACCCAACCTGCGGCTCCGGCGCTTTCCTGTTCGCAGCGCTCAATATTCTTGAACCGTTGTATGAGGCTTGCCTTGATCGTATGGAGACGTTTGTCGAGGACCTTGACCGATCCGGCGAGAAACATAGGCCAGACAAATTCTCCGATTTTCGCAGAGTCCTACAGCACGTGGATAAGCATCCCAACCGTCGCTACTTCATCTTCAAGAGCATCATCCTCAACAATCTTTATGGCGTAGACATCATGGAAGAGGCGGTCGAGATCTGTAAGCTCCGTCTCTTCCTCAAACTCGCAGCACAAGTTTCACCTGACACGGCACGGGACAACTTAGGCATTGAACCCCTGCCGGACATCGATTTCAACATCCGTGCCGGGAACACACTTGTTGGCTACGCAACCTTTGATGAGGTGCTGAAGAGTGCTGAAGGTAATTGGCTCAGGCAGCAGGACATCGAAGCGATAAAAATTCGTGCGGCTGACCTTCAACAGGCCTTCGATGCATTCCGGGCGCGACAGGTCGAAGGCGACGGGGCAGTGCCCACCCTACATAAACAGGAGCTGCAAGGACGCCTGGCAGCACTAGGTGCGGAATTGAACCACTATCTTGCAAATGAGTATGGTATCAACCCCGCCAAGAAAGACTCATATCTCAAGTGGCTACGGTCCCATCAACCGTTCCACTGGTTCATCGAATTCTACGGGATCATGAAAGATGGAGGTTTCGAAGTAATTATCGGAAATCCACCCTATGTCGAGCTGAGCAAAGTCAGGGGCTACAAGCTGCTTAACTACGAAAGCCTAGATTGTGGGAACCTCTACCCGCTATGTGTCGAGCGCAGCTCCACACTGCTTTCAACCAATGGCACCTTCAGCATGATCGTTCCACTCAGTGGATTTTCGACTGAACGCATGCAGACATATCAAAACCATGTTTGGAATCGATATCAGCAGCTGTATATCTCCTATTACAGTGGTGATGCTCACCCCTCGGTCATGTTCAATGGGGTCAAATACCGTCTTTGCATTATTATAGGTAAACCAGGACAAAACATATCTTCGAAAGTCCAGACAAGTGAGTACTTGCGCTGGTATGCAGTCGAGCGACCGTTCTTGTTTCCCAAATTAGCTTATTCAGGATGTTCCTTCGTCACCGGGTTTCTGAGGTTTGCAAAGATCGGCAATGCGTTGGCTGCACGAGTGTTAGAGAAGGTTGTGTCTAAACAAACTCCGATAGGCTCTTATATTCGCGAAAGCGGTGCAGGTCATATCAACTACCACAGAAGTCCCGTGTTCTGGATTAGGTCAATGGACTTCGAGCCTTATTTCAAATCCGCTACAAAAGATCGGTCGACAGATCACCTAAAGGACGTATATTTCGACAGAGAGGCTGATGCCAGCCGAGTAGGGGCACTACTCAATAGCACCCTCTTCTATTTGTGGTTCACGGCTCAAGGCAATTGTAGGAATGTTGCAGGCCCCGATATATTTTCTTTCCCGATTGGAGATTTGAGGACAGGAACGCTGGCCCCGCTTAAAGCAGTATTTAGAGAGCTGATGAAAGATCTGCAAAAGAACTCCCAAAGACGTGTCTACACTTATGAAGCATCGGGAAAAGTCGAATACGATGAGTTCTATCCAGATAAGTCTAAAAACATCATTGACAAAATTGACCAGATTCTTGCGCAGCACTTCCGGTTTACGGAGGAGGAGTTGGACTTCATCATCAATTATGACATCAAGTACCGCATGGGCCGCGATGCAGAGGGTGAAGAGGAGAGTTGA
- a CDS encoding AIPR family protein has product MSDILARIQRDLQQDSYYSQNFANDGESFIAWYLRNVLLRTPIQVRDDITDGQDDKQIDAVIVDDEKRQVIIIQGKFFTTTKVDQAPLHEVLAAWLHIQNLPALQESSNKRLRVKLEAVSEALQDEYEVVFELLTTGTLTESAKNDLKSFSETITEYEHPVASITLVDTATLQARWDDALSVALPKLKHSLTLEPGRYLSLQVANFKTVLAAVKLSDVLRLPGVNDQTLFRKNVRQSLGLTNKINKGLKQTLMGDNSHFFFLYHNGITAICDKLSLDTASNNLVLEGLSVVNGCQSINTIFACSEKIKRSTGSYVLFRFYEIPQADIADRISIYTNSQSAVKPRDLRSNDKRIAAIKTAYENAYRDGFLITKRGQERPADRDEKKTIDIGLLAKCIMSWHCQRPNIAYNENKLFDKYFDQLFRSDYSPADIHTLNQWMQHIERRWQEGSLGLNEALMAVPSYAKFHLLFGVQVCFSIASNHADKVPSPSATLSALSDPDPIITLAANCYNSALDAAVSEYQEKSRVFSPQNWLKAKDSLNKVQASLRMYMGMMSSMPGGSDLKKKLVLDASKYSLRWSAD; this is encoded by the coding sequence ATGAGCGATATTCTTGCGCGTATCCAAAGAGACCTTCAGCAGGATAGCTATTACAGTCAAAATTTCGCTAACGATGGTGAGAGCTTCATTGCGTGGTATTTGCGAAACGTTTTGCTTCGCACTCCAATCCAAGTGCGAGACGACATTACGGACGGCCAGGATGATAAACAGATCGATGCTGTGATTGTCGACGATGAAAAACGTCAAGTCATCATTATTCAAGGGAAATTTTTCACGACAACCAAGGTAGATCAAGCTCCGCTGCATGAAGTGCTCGCGGCATGGCTCCATATCCAGAATCTTCCGGCGCTGCAGGAGAGTTCCAATAAGCGACTGCGTGTCAAGCTAGAGGCGGTATCTGAAGCGCTGCAGGATGAGTATGAAGTGGTGTTCGAATTACTGACGACTGGCACACTCACTGAGTCGGCCAAGAACGATCTGAAGTCCTTTAGCGAAACTATTACTGAGTATGAGCATCCCGTGGCCAGTATCACTCTTGTCGATACAGCAACTCTGCAGGCTCGATGGGATGATGCTCTTTCGGTCGCACTCCCCAAGTTGAAACACAGCTTGACGCTGGAACCCGGCAGATACCTCTCACTGCAGGTGGCAAACTTCAAGACGGTACTTGCGGCGGTAAAGCTCAGTGATGTCCTACGCCTGCCTGGCGTCAACGACCAAACCCTCTTCAGGAAAAATGTTCGCCAGTCTCTTGGTCTCACGAACAAGATAAACAAGGGATTGAAGCAGACGTTAATGGGGGACAATTCTCACTTCTTTTTCCTTTATCACAATGGCATCACGGCGATATGCGACAAGCTTTCTCTTGATACTGCTTCAAACAACCTAGTGCTAGAAGGCTTGAGTGTGGTCAATGGTTGCCAGTCCATCAATACAATTTTTGCATGCTCTGAAAAAATAAAGCGATCGACGGGCTCCTATGTGCTGTTCCGGTTTTACGAGATTCCGCAGGCCGACATCGCCGACCGAATTAGCATTTATACGAATTCTCAAAGCGCTGTTAAACCACGCGACTTACGAAGCAATGACAAAAGGATAGCCGCGATCAAGACGGCCTACGAAAATGCGTATCGCGACGGCTTCCTGATTACGAAGCGCGGCCAAGAAAGGCCCGCAGACCGTGATGAAAAGAAGACGATAGATATAGGGCTGTTGGCCAAATGCATTATGTCCTGGCATTGCCAGCGACCGAATATTGCCTACAACGAAAACAAACTGTTCGATAAGTATTTTGACCAGTTATTCCGCTCTGACTATTCGCCAGCAGACATTCATACGTTAAATCAGTGGATGCAACATATCGAGCGCCGTTGGCAAGAGGGAAGTCTCGGTTTGAACGAGGCCTTAATGGCTGTCCCAAGCTATGCGAAATTTCATCTGCTCTTCGGTGTGCAGGTTTGCTTTAGCATTGCTAGCAATCACGCAGACAAAGTGCCTTCGCCATCGGCGACGCTCTCTGCTCTCAGTGATCCTGATCCTATAATCACACTCGCGGCAAATTGCTACAACTCGGCGCTCGATGCCGCAGTATCCGAGTACCAAGAAAAGAGTAGAGTGTTCAGCCCACAGAATTGGCTAAAGGCAAAAGATAGCCTGAATAAAGTGCAGGCATCACTACGAATGTATATGGGTATGATGTCCTCGATGCCAGGCGGGTCTGATCTCAAAAAAAAGTTGGTCCTGGATGCATCTAAGTACTCGTTAAGATGGTCAGCTGACTAA
- a CDS encoding DUF2235 domain-containing protein: MSRNLVVCCDGTGNIWGNDCDTNVVKLVRILQKNEQQILFYDPGVGTSDTYPSIGKISRAKARAKEIVGLAIGGGIYENIGQAYGFLVEHYQPTDRVFIFGFSRGAFTARCVAGMINLFGIVRRGAEAMIPSLTRIYFQPIEGTGRTGSTRQDYGDDIRAVFTLEGRDARVYFLGVWDTVSTVGGLPGSKKNITSYGTISGKNYDHVRHAVASHEYRYAYEPRLFKDNNFDHGRTSLKQLRFAGAHSDVGGSYKESGLSNCSLKWMVEEAIEKGLLCDLAKVNSIEIDPLGLAHDQAFSQPLWALSGLRTRLSVLGVEPHWSFSEREKAKNIKAVWKPLRKNLSALSWISGTLVMLFVVQLLSYWACSMPCDYQFNPSDLFRHEFNMALFFDVIRGDGIENLFGTVNASRMIKRYLADYLFILAYSGAVCWLLVYGRRIVAELTTKPVLHRAAHWSSLIPLWILIGSDVVENTLTLYLLNEPVGAYRTHDVILWLTAGLTGTKLLALLMLCCHFICLGAWALIARIIHKPNVVKRGSSIPT, from the coding sequence GTGTCTAGAAATCTGGTGGTTTGCTGTGATGGGACAGGGAATATATGGGGGAACGATTGCGATACGAACGTCGTCAAACTCGTCCGAATTCTTCAGAAAAATGAACAGCAAATACTTTTCTACGATCCAGGTGTCGGTACAAGCGATACATATCCATCAATAGGAAAAATTAGTCGTGCAAAGGCGCGAGCGAAAGAAATAGTGGGTTTAGCGATTGGTGGTGGTATCTACGAAAACATCGGACAGGCTTATGGCTTTTTGGTCGAGCATTATCAGCCCACGGACCGTGTTTTCATTTTCGGCTTTTCCCGTGGAGCGTTCACAGCGCGATGCGTGGCAGGCATGATCAATTTGTTTGGAATTGTTCGCCGAGGGGCAGAAGCAATGATTCCTTCATTAACGCGTATCTATTTTCAACCAATCGAGGGGACGGGGCGTACCGGAAGTACCAGGCAAGATTATGGCGATGATATACGCGCGGTGTTTACACTCGAAGGTCGAGACGCTCGGGTGTACTTCCTGGGTGTTTGGGATACTGTCAGTACGGTTGGAGGTCTTCCAGGGTCGAAGAAGAATATTACAAGTTACGGAACCATTAGTGGGAAAAATTACGATCATGTTCGCCATGCTGTGGCTTCTCATGAGTATCGCTATGCATACGAACCAAGGCTATTTAAAGACAACAATTTCGACCATGGTCGGACCTCACTAAAGCAATTACGGTTTGCCGGTGCTCACAGTGATGTCGGAGGCTCATACAAAGAGTCTGGATTATCCAACTGTAGTTTAAAGTGGATGGTCGAGGAGGCAATAGAAAAAGGATTGCTGTGCGATTTGGCCAAGGTCAACTCCATTGAAATTGATCCGTTGGGGCTTGCCCACGACCAGGCGTTTAGCCAGCCACTTTGGGCTCTGTCAGGTCTGCGGACGCGTCTAAGTGTCCTCGGGGTCGAACCACATTGGTCGTTTAGCGAACGTGAAAAGGCGAAAAACATCAAGGCAGTCTGGAAGCCTTTACGGAAAAATTTGTCGGCATTGAGCTGGATCAGCGGAACGCTTGTGATGTTGTTTGTAGTCCAGCTGCTCAGTTACTGGGCTTGTTCCATGCCATGTGATTATCAATTTAATCCCTCCGACCTTTTTCGTCACGAATTCAATATGGCCCTCTTTTTTGATGTGATTCGGGGTGATGGTATTGAGAACCTTTTCGGCACCGTGAATGCCAGCCGAATGATTAAACGATATCTCGCCGATTACCTATTCATTCTTGCCTACTCCGGTGCAGTATGCTGGCTTCTAGTTTATGGCCGTCGAATCGTGGCTGAGCTAACCACCAAGCCTGTTCTTCATCGTGCCGCACACTGGAGCAGTTTAATACCCTTGTGGATTTTGATCGGAAGCGATGTGGTCGAAAATACACTTACATTGTATTTGCTGAATGAGCCGGTAGGTGCTTATCGAACTCATGACGTTATCTTATGGCTCACTGCAGGACTTACGGGGACTAAGCTCCTGGCGCTACTTATGCTCTGTTGCCATTTTATCTGTCTTGGCGCTTGGGCATTGATTGCAAGGATAATTCATAAGCCAAATGTCGTGAAGAGGGGAAGTTCAATCCCCACTTGA
- a CDS encoding MBL fold metallo-hydrolase, with protein MKATVDGLNKESLHIRYFGATTIQIDDGNTALMIDGFFSRPGLAQMLFGKISPDIDRINYAFAKGSVGNLAAVLVAHSHYDHAMDSAFVAVRKSAVLVGSKSTAKIGRGQGLPDDRIIEVNHGDKLRYGDFIVEIFESPHSPDPWFSEDINQTLQPPARVGEYRAGKNFSFLIRHRWGTVLIHPSANFSPNLFENIKADVVFLSLGMLGSQSECFAEEYWRSVVLASKARFVVPIHWDDLLRPLDEPLLPMPYLVDDFTGGYKTLLRMAERDRISVQFMPLFQPFDIKAFQ; from the coding sequence ATGAAAGCTACTGTTGATGGGCTGAATAAGGAGTCGCTTCACATACGATATTTTGGCGCTACTACTATTCAAATCGATGACGGGAACACTGCCCTGATGATTGATGGTTTTTTCTCTCGTCCAGGATTAGCGCAGATGCTGTTCGGAAAAATCTCGCCGGATATAGACAGGATAAATTATGCATTCGCAAAGGGCAGCGTAGGAAACCTGGCTGCCGTACTCGTCGCGCACTCCCACTATGACCATGCTATGGATTCAGCATTTGTGGCGGTTCGCAAAAGTGCAGTACTTGTTGGCTCAAAATCGACCGCCAAAATCGGGCGAGGTCAAGGCTTGCCAGACGATCGGATAATTGAAGTGAATCATGGTGATAAGCTGCGGTATGGGGATTTTATCGTTGAGATTTTTGAATCACCGCATTCTCCAGATCCGTGGTTCTCTGAGGACATCAACCAAACTCTTCAACCTCCGGCGCGGGTTGGAGAGTATAGAGCAGGAAAAAATTTCTCCTTCCTTATACGTCACCGGTGGGGAACGGTCCTCATACATCCGAGTGCAAACTTCTCACCTAACTTATTTGAGAATATCAAAGCTGATGTGGTTTTTCTGAGCCTGGGCATGCTTGGTTCGCAGTCGGAATGTTTTGCGGAAGAGTATTGGAGGAGCGTAGTACTAGCTAGTAAAGCAAGATTTGTAGTTCCAATCCATTGGGACGATCTTCTTCGTCCGCTTGACGAACCCTTATTGCCGATGCCCTATCTCGTGGATGACTTCACTGGTGGATACAAAACGCTTTTAAGAATGGCGGAGCGGGATCGCATCTCCGTACAATTTATGCCTCTTTTTCAACCATTTGACATAAAAGCCTTTCAGTAA
- a CDS encoding DUF2235 domain-containing protein, whose product MATVLIVGCVPKGMLAQNEGELPRLCDSFKAMEADGLSDTYLANREFWKTFDKRYARDPQKPEGGKPRKLIVFMDGTGNDKTSSTNVRKLYRLAVQHACKGNRVIPYYDKGVGAKWINRVTGGIGGRGTSLNIRQAYRFLVEAYTPGDEIYLIGFSRGAFTARSLNGLIEFAGLVDEETVQKKWHDYLPLPGVTNLHFSIGALYDVYHQNFDGRPGFEKRVKEELDEIIRARNMKVFKDSQKVKVTAIGVFDTVPALGLVRDDEPDDHRLDLYAQYGFHALALDEQRDDFRLLRFDPLRATEGSQLEEVWFAGVHSDVGGSYSLEYNCTSKDDFRGIATTPLNWMIKKLSKFEILPSVQELDEMAHQDKTSSLRCGCDQGGGPFIECDCGLLHDEYFDGSFGWLRWMGSFPRKPHSGDSIHRSVLRRIALEKLFRGHPEREQDGQYLFLGRPNPGNAKEYFEKNFVVVD is encoded by the coding sequence ATGGCGACTGTGCTCATCGTTGGATGTGTCCCCAAGGGAATGCTCGCCCAAAACGAAGGTGAGCTTCCAAGACTGTGTGATTCCTTCAAGGCGATGGAGGCCGATGGGCTGAGTGATACATATTTGGCAAATCGTGAATTTTGGAAAACATTCGACAAGCGTTATGCCAGAGATCCGCAAAAACCAGAGGGCGGCAAGCCCCGCAAACTGATTGTATTCATGGACGGAACCGGTAATGACAAGACATCATCAACAAATGTGAGGAAGCTGTATCGGTTAGCCGTGCAACATGCCTGTAAAGGAAATCGTGTGATTCCTTATTATGACAAAGGAGTCGGCGCTAAGTGGATTAACCGTGTCACAGGCGGAATCGGAGGAAGGGGAACTAGCTTAAATATTCGTCAAGCCTATAGATTTTTAGTGGAGGCCTATACGCCGGGAGATGAAATTTACCTTATCGGGTTTAGCCGAGGAGCATTCACTGCAAGATCACTAAATGGACTAATTGAGTTTGCTGGCCTAGTCGACGAAGAAACTGTTCAGAAGAAGTGGCATGACTATCTTCCATTGCCTGGTGTAACAAATCTGCATTTTAGTATAGGCGCTCTCTATGACGTTTATCATCAAAATTTCGATGGGAGACCTGGATTCGAAAAAAGAGTCAAAGAAGAATTGGATGAGATAATTAGAGCACGCAACATGAAGGTATTTAAAGACTCACAGAAAGTAAAAGTAACAGCAATAGGGGTTTTTGATACAGTTCCAGCATTGGGGTTGGTTCGTGATGATGAGCCGGACGACCATCGATTGGATCTCTATGCGCAATACGGCTTCCATGCACTTGCTCTTGATGAGCAACGCGACGATTTTCGGCTTCTCCGGTTCGACCCTTTACGTGCGACAGAAGGTAGCCAGCTTGAAGAAGTGTGGTTTGCCGGGGTGCATTCCGATGTTGGTGGAAGTTATTCACTGGAATACAACTGCACATCTAAGGACGACTTCAGGGGTATCGCTACTACGCCGTTAAATTGGATGATTAAAAAACTATCGAAGTTCGAAATACTTCCTTCAGTTCAAGAGCTGGATGAAATGGCCCATCAAGATAAAACCTCTTCTCTTAGGTGTGGTTGTGACCAGGGGGGCGGTCCGTTTATCGAGTGTGACTGTGGCCTTTTGCACGATGAATATTTCGACGGTTCGTTCGGATGGTTGAGGTGGATGGGAAGCTTTCCAAGAAAACCGCACAGCGGGGATAGTATTCATCGCAGTGTGCTTCGAAGAATCGCACTAGAAAAATTGTTCCGTGGTCACCCTGAACGTGAACAGGACGGGCAGTATCTATTTTTAGGCCGGCCTAATCCAGGTAACGCCAAAGAGTATTTCGAGAAGAATTTCGTGGTCGTAGACTAG
- a CDS encoding HigA family addiction module antidote protein — protein MVKNGMRPVHPGEILVEEFMKASDPGINANTLAKALEVPANRITAIIKGQRGITGDTALRLATFFNTTAEFWMNLQKTYELQLAEQALPDKIRKHIEERRRVLVPM, from the coding sequence ATGGTGAAGAACGGCATGCGACCGGTGCATCCAGGAGAGATTTTGGTGGAAGAGTTCATGAAGGCTTCCGACCCCGGCATCAACGCCAACACACTCGCCAAAGCACTGGAGGTACCCGCAAACCGAATTACGGCAATTATTAAGGGACAGCGAGGCATTACCGGGGATACTGCCCTGCGTCTGGCAACCTTTTTTAATACCACTGCCGAGTTCTGGATGAACCTGCAAAAGACCTATGAACTGCAGCTAGCCGAACAAGCATTACCAGATAAGATCAGGAAGCATATAGAGGAGAGACGAAGAGTTCTCGTTCCGATGTAA
- a CDS encoding type II toxin-antitoxin system RelE/ParE family toxin has translation MIRSFRDKKTERLFAGMPAREFSGIRNGAERKLTMLDSAADLKDLLAPPGNRLEKLKGDRTGQYSIRINDHSRICFSWMADGPHDVEITDYH, from the coding sequence GTGATCAGAAGTTTTCGGGATAAGAAGACGGAGCGCCTGTTTGCCGGGATGCCCGCCAGAGAGTTCTCCGGTATCCGCAATGGGGCTGAACGGAAACTCACGATGCTAGACAGTGCTGCGGATTTGAAGGATTTGCTCGCTCCTCCGGGCAATCGCTTGGAAAAGCTGAAAGGTGATCGTACGGGGCAGTATAGCATCAGGATCAACGACCACTCGCGCATCTGTTTCAGTTGGATGGCGGATGGCCCCCATGATGTCGAGATCACAGACTATCACTGA
- a CDS encoding helix-turn-helix domain-containing protein: MAAEEMLTLKAVADYLKLTEGTLYRLTQEGKLRGFKVGNSWRFRLRNIDARIEAQKAEVRRNGSRP; encoded by the coding sequence ATGGCCGCAGAAGAGATGCTCACGCTGAAGGCGGTTGCCGACTACCTGAAGCTGACGGAGGGAACACTCTATCGGTTGACGCAGGAGGGGAAGCTTCGCGGTTTCAAGGTCGGTAACTCGTGGCGCTTCCGGCTCCGGAACATTGACGCACGGATCGAGGCCCAGAAGGCCGAAGTCCGGCGAAACGGGAGCCGTCCGTGA
- a CDS encoding IS5 family transposase: MQQQTFAEVSFEQYRKPTRREQFLNEMNQVVPWAELVAAIEPVYPKAEGPGRPPVGVERMLRLHCLQQWFNLSDPAVEEALYDSHAMRQFVGIDLGREPVPDETTICKFRHLLEAHHLGAQLFARIGAYLAAHGLKVSRGTIVDATIINAPSSTKNRQKERDPEMHQTKKGNQWYFGMKAHIGVDSRTKLVHSVAATAANVHDSQVLPELLHGQETRVWGDAAYSGQRDMIQHHAPHAKSFVQTKAHRHRPLSETERARNRTKSKVRAKVEHVFLVIKRIFGWAKVRYRGLAKNAHWLSISCGLANLYVARRHLLAAA, from the coding sequence ATGCAGCAACAGACGTTTGCCGAAGTCTCGTTTGAACAGTATCGCAAGCCCACCCGCCGGGAGCAGTTTCTCAACGAGATGAACCAGGTTGTTCCATGGGCGGAATTGGTAGCGGCGATCGAGCCGGTCTACCCCAAGGCCGAGGGCCCAGGGCGTCCGCCCGTGGGTGTCGAACGCATGTTGCGCCTCCATTGTCTGCAACAGTGGTTTAACCTGTCGGACCCGGCGGTGGAGGAAGCGCTGTACGACTCACACGCCATGCGGCAGTTCGTGGGGATTGATCTGGGCCGCGAGCCCGTACCGGATGAAACCACCATCTGTAAGTTTCGGCATCTGCTGGAAGCCCACCACTTGGGCGCACAGCTCTTTGCGCGGATCGGCGCGTATCTGGCTGCCCACGGGCTGAAGGTCAGCCGGGGCACGATCGTGGATGCCACGATCATCAATGCGCCCAGTTCGACGAAGAATCGCCAGAAAGAGCGAGATCCGGAGATGCATCAGACCAAGAAGGGGAACCAGTGGTATTTCGGCATGAAGGCGCATATTGGAGTGGACAGCCGGACGAAGCTGGTTCACTCAGTGGCGGCCACGGCGGCGAATGTCCATGACAGCCAGGTGTTGCCGGAGTTGCTGCATGGACAGGAGACACGAGTATGGGGCGATGCCGCCTATAGCGGGCAACGCGACATGATTCAGCACCATGCTCCCCATGCCAAGAGCTTCGTCCAGACGAAAGCCCATCGCCATCGGCCCTTGAGCGAGACGGAGCGGGCCCGCAATCGGACGAAGTCGAAGGTTCGTGCCAAAGTCGAGCATGTGTTCTTGGTGATCAAGCGGATCTTCGGGTGGGCCAAAGTGCGGTACCGGGGGCTCGCGAAGAATGCGCACTGGTTGTCTATCAGTTGCGGCTTGGCGAATCTGTATGTAGCACGCCGGCACTTGCTGGCGGCAGCCTAG